Proteins encoded by one window of Leopardus geoffroyi isolate Oge1 chromosome X, O.geoffroyi_Oge1_pat1.0, whole genome shotgun sequence:
- the LOC123594089 gene encoding ferritin heavy chain-like — MATAPSSPVRQNYHPECEAAINSQINLELYASYVYLSLAFCFDRDDVALENISKFFLCQSHEESQHAEKLMQLQNQHGGRIRLRDIMKPDRHNWESGLKAMEYAFHLEKSLNQSLLDLHQLATDKNDAHLCSFLETNYLPEQVKVIKELGGYITSLRKMGAPETGMAEYLFDKLTLGNSDKN; from the coding sequence ATGGCCACCGCGCCGTCCTCTCCAGTGCGCCAGAACTACCACCCCGAATGCGAGGCCGCCATCAACAGCCAGATCAACCTGGAGCTCTATGCCTCCTACGTGTACCTGTCGCTGGCTTTCTGTTTCGACCGTGACGACGTGGCCCTGGAGAATATCTCCAAGTTCTTCCTGTGCCAGTCCCACGAGGAGAGCCAGCATGCCGAGAAGCTGATGCAGCTGCAGAACCAGCATGGGGGCCGCATCCGCCTCCGCGACATCATGAAGCCTGACCGCCACAACTGGGAGAGCGGCCTGAAGGCCATGGAGTACGCCTTTCACCTGGAGAAGAGCCTGAACCAGAGCCTGCTCGACCTGCACCAGCTGGCCACCGACAAGAACGACGCCCACCTGTGCAGCTTCCTGGAGACCAACTACCTGCCCGAGCAAGTCAAGGTCATCAAAGAGCTGGGGGGCTACATCACCAGCCTGCGCAAGATGGGGGCCCCGGAAACCGGCATGGCAGAGTACCTCTTTGACAAGCTCACCCTGGGCAACAGCGACAAGAACTGA
- the LOC123594079 gene encoding ferritin heavy chain-like: MAAAPFPQVRQNYHPQCEAAINSQINLELYASYVYLSMAFYFDRADVALENFSKFFLRQSHEEKKRVEKLMQLQNQRGGRIRLHHIMKPDRDNWESGLKAMECAFHLGKTVNQSLLDLHHLATVKNDAHLCSFLETNYLHEQVKVIKELGGYITSLRKMGALEDGLAEYLFDKLTLGNSDKH, from the coding sequence ATGGCCGCCGCGCCGTTCCCTCAAGTGCGCCAGAACTACCACCCGCAGTGCGAGGCCGCCATCAACAGCCAGATCAACCTGGAGCTCTACGCCTCCTACGTGTACCTGTCCATGGCTTTCTATTTCGACCGCGCCGACGTGGCCCTGGAGAATTTCTCCAAGTTCTTCCTGCGCCAGTCCCACGAGGAGAAGAAGCGTGTCGAGAAGCTGATGCAGCTGCAGAACCAGCGTGGGGGCCGCATCCGCCTCCACCACATCATGAAGCCTGACCGCGACAACTGGGAGAGCGGCCTGAAGGCCATGGAGTGCGCCTTTCATCTGGGGAAGACCGTGAACCAGAGCCTGCTCGACCTGCACCATCTGGCCACCGTCAAGAACGACGCCCACCTGTGCAGCTTCCTGGAGACCAACTACCTGCATGAGCAAGTCAAGGTCATCAAAGAGCTGGGGGGCTACATCACCAGCCTGCGCAAGATGGGGGCCCTGGAAGATGGCTTGGCAGAGTACCTCTTTGACAAGCTCACCCTGGGCAACAGCGACAAGCACTGA